ACTGGGCTAATAACTTCTATCCTGAGAATAAAAATTTGATTAAAGCAAATTCGCCAAGGGTTAAAGAGATTAGTCTTGGATGCTTAGAATCCCTTTTAACCAAGGCAGAAGTGGCAAGAAGAGAGTTATCTACTTTAGAAAAGGCAAGCAAGTTAAGGAGAGTTTCTCCAGCAGTAGCTATTGAAACGATAAAACAAAGAAGAGGCAGGAGACTTAGAGCAGGCTTTCGTGAGTCTTCCCTTAAACATTCTGATATGAACAAAATGGTTAATATGCTTTGTGAGTATCAGGATTTTGGAGCAGTAGAGGTTCTTCATGAACAAGATTTAACCAGTAGAGATGTGAATGATCGTAGGATAATCTTTTTTCCAGAATTAGATGTTTATTTAGATTCAAAAGAAGGGAATGAAACTAAGTATATATACGGAGAGAAAATTTCAGCTAAAAAGCTTATCAGAAAATTAAAAAGCAATGACAATATCTTTGGACCAGGTGGATTTTAATCTTCTTTTTCCAAAAAGCCTAAAACTCCTATCATGCCCCCTAAACTAAAACTATACTGCCGACAGCGTTTATTCAATCAGCATGGCTTTCATGCCCTTCTTTCCTGATCTTTATCACATTGTCAACAAAGCTCTCGATCTTGCTCTCATGCGAAACAATGATCGCCTGCTTCACATTCAGCTGATCCAGCACATCCCTGATCTTGTCAAGCTGGGTTTCGCTGAATCCGTCAGTGGGCTCATCAAGTATTATTAAATCTTTTGTCCTTATCTGCGATATCAGGTCATTGATGACCTTGTTCAATGCAAGCCTGTACGCAAGCGCAAGCGAAGTCTTCTCCCCTCCGCTTAAATTCTCTATTATTGTCTCGTAGCCGTTCTGCGCAATAACCGGATTGAAAACATCATCAAGCCTTACATTAAGGGCTTCATCTTCAATCAGCACATTAAACCAGTTCTGGAACAATTCATTGAATTCATGATAAACTGATGCCATGACATGCTTCTCCATGACATTCATGAGGTTCTGGAATCCTTCCTGCAGCCATTCCTGCATATCCCTTAAATAAGCCAGCTTTTCTTTTGCCTTTTCTTTCCTGCCTATTTCTTCATCAATGGCTTTCATTAATTTCAGAATATTTTCTTTATCCCTCAATAAAGAGTTATTTTCTAATTCAACTTCCCTCTCTTTTCCGGCAATTGCATCAAGCTCTTTTCTGAATCTTAAATATTCTTTTTCTGCATCGCCGAACTTCGAAATTTCATTCTCCAGTTCAGATTTTTTAACATTAAGGCCGCCAATATCTTTCTTGATTTCCTCGCACTCGCTGCAGAGCTTGTTTTTAAGCCTGGTTTTCTCTTCCAGATCCCTGATTTTCAGCAGAATTAAGTTCAATTCGCTTTTCTGCTCAATAAGCAGCTTGTGGTCTTTCTTCAATTCGTCCAGTTTTTTCCTTGCTTCCTCGCCCTGTTCTGAAAATAATTTCAATCTTTCATCGTGGCCTTTTATTTTTCCGTCTTCTTCAATAAGAATTTTCATTTTATGGCCATGCTCTACTTTCTGCCTGCACAGCGGGCATTCGTTCATTTTAGAAAACTTTACTTTAATTTCATTTGAGCTTTTAATGCTTGATTTCAGGTCATTTATCCTTGCATCAATCTCAGCAGCTGTGTTCTCCATGAAATCAATTGAATTTTCCAGCTCTTCCAGCTTTTTGTTCACATCTGCGATATTTGAGTCTTTTTTGCCTTTCAGCTCAGCCTCAAGCTTTTCAATTCTTTTTTCAAGCTCCTTTATTTCAGCCTTATTCCTTTCATTCAAGCTTGCTTTATTCAAAATATTTATCCTGCAAACTTCGAATTCTTTTTTCAGGTCATTCAGCTTTTTAATATCCTGCTCTATTTTTTCAATGTCTTTCTTCTTATTTTTTAATTCTGCTTTTATTTCGATGATCCTTGGCTTTATCTCATCGATTTTTATCGCAATTTCTTTCAGATCATGCTCTCTCTCTTTTTTCTGGGATTTTTTTTCCTCTAAATCAAGAATGAAGCCCTCTATCTCCTTCCTTTTTTCCTTAAGCTCCCTTATATAAATCTCGGAATTCTCCCTTATTCTCTTGTACTTGTCAATTCCGAAAACCCTTCTTAAAGTGTCGAGCCTTGCCTCATCTTCTTCAAAGAGAATCTGCTTCATCTCTTCCTGCGGGGTGTAAACAGTGTACCTGTAAACAAGCGACTTGCTTTTCGTCAATAATTCAGAAGGATAGCCGAGCAGGTTTAAGACATCATTCTTCAGTTCGACAGCAGTGCCCTCTTTTTTCCTCCCGTCAACTATTATATAGCCGCTTTCCTGGCCAATATCATCGCCTGATTTTCTTTTTAAGTTTCTCTTGATTATTATTTCCCTGTTGTCAAGATAAAATCTTAATTCAACGCTGCCTTCCTTTTTTCCATGCCTCAGCAATGAATTGCCAGTAAGCATGGG
This genomic stretch from Candidatus Woesearchaeota archaeon harbors:
- a CDS encoding AAA family ATPase; this translates as MLFRGKMILSSIRLNNIRSYTDEKIDFPEGSVLLSGDIGSGKTTILLAVEFALFGIMRPMLTGNSLLRHGKKEGSVELRFYLDNREIIIKRNLKRKSGDDIGQESGYIIVDGRKKEGTAVELKNDVLNLLGYPSELLTKSKSLVYRYTVYTPQEEMKQILFEEDEARLDTLRRVFGIDKYKRIRENSEIYIRELKEKRKEIEGFILDLEEKKSQKKEREHDLKEIAIKIDEIKPRIIEIKAELKNKKKDIEKIEQDIKKLNDLKKEFEVCRINILNKASLNERNKAEIKELEKRIEKLEAELKGKKDSNIADVNKKLEELENSIDFMENTAAEIDARINDLKSSIKSSNEIKVKFSKMNECPLCRQKVEHGHKMKILIEEDGKIKGHDERLKLFSEQGEEARKKLDELKKDHKLLIEQKSELNLILLKIRDLEEKTRLKNKLCSECEEIKKDIGGLNVKKSELENEISKFGDAEKEYLRFRKELDAIAGKEREVELENNSLLRDKENILKLMKAIDEEIGRKEKAKEKLAYLRDMQEWLQEGFQNLMNVMEKHVMASVYHEFNELFQNWFNVLIEDEALNVRLDDVFNPVIAQNGYETIIENLSGGEKTSLALAYRLALNKVINDLISQIRTKDLIILDEPTDGFSETQLDKIRDVLDQLNVKQAIIVSHESKIESFVDNVIKIRKEGHESHAD